A single Oryctolagus cuniculus chromosome 16, mOryCun1.1, whole genome shotgun sequence DNA region contains:
- the PTBP1 gene encoding polypyrimidine tract-binding protein 1 isoform X4: MDGIVPDIAVGTKRGSDELFSTCVTNGPFIMSGSSASAANGNDSKKFKGDSRSAGVPSRVIHVRKLPGDVTEGEVISLGLPFGKVTNLLMLKGKNQAFIEMNTEEAANTMVNYYTSVTPVLRGQPIYIQFSNHKELKTDSSPNQAVRAPAGGGAGGRAGGAGLGLTRPPPQRAQAALQAVNSVQSGNLALAASAAAVDAGMAMAGQSPVLRIIVENLFYPVTLDVLHQIFSKFGTVLKIITFTKNNQFQALLQYAEPVSAQHAKLSLDGQNIYNACCTLRIDFSKLTSLNVKYNNDKSRDYTRPDLPSGDSQPSLDQTMAAAFGLSVPNVHGALAPLAIPSAAAAAAAAGRIAIPGLAGAGNSVLLVSNLNPERVTPQSLFILFGVYGDVQRVKILFNKKENALVQMADGSQAQLAMSHLNGHKLHGKPIRITLSKHQNVQLPREGQEDQGLTKDYGNSPLHRFKKPGSKNFQNIFPPSATLHLSNIPPSVSEDDLKILFSSNGGVVKGFKFFQKDRKMALIQMGSVEEAVQALIDLHNHDLGESHHLRVSFSKSTI; this comes from the exons ATGGACGG CATCGTCCCAGACATAGCAGTTGGCACAAAG CGGGGATCTGACGAGCTCTTCTCTACCTGCGTCACCAACGGCCCCTTCATCATGAGCGGCAGCTCCGCTTCTGCAG caaacGGCAACGACAGCAAGAAGTTCAAAGGTGACAGCAGGAGCGCGGGCGTGCCCTCGCGGGTGATCCACGTGCGCAAGCTGCCCGGGGACGTCACGGAGGGCGAGGTCATCTCCCTGGGGCTGCCCTTCGGCAAGGTCACCAACCTGCTCATGCTGAAGGGGAAGAACCAG gcctTCATCGAGATGAACACGGAGGAGGCCGCCAACACCATGGTCAACTACTACACCTCGGTGACGCCGGTGCTGCGCGGCCAGCCCATCTACATCCAGTTCTCCAACCACAAGGAGCTCAAGACCGACAGCTCCCCGAACCAGGCCGTGCGTGCGCCcgcgggcggcggggcgggcgggcgggcaggcggggccGGGCTCGGGCTCACGCGGCCTCCTCCACAGCGGGCCCAGGCAGCCCTGCAGGCCGTGAACTCCGTGCAGTCGGGAAACCTGGCCCTGGCCGCCTCGGCCGCGGCGGTGGACGCGGGGATGGCGATGGCCGGCCAGAGCCCCGTGCTCAGGATCATCGTGGAGAACCTGTTCTACCCGGTGACGCTGGACGTGCTGCACCAG ATCTTCTCCAAGTTCGGCACCGTCCTGAAGATCATCACCTTCACCAAGAACAACCAGTTCCAGGCGCTGCTGCAGTACGCGGAGCCCGTGAGCGCCCAGCACGCCAAGCTG TCCCTCGACGGGCAGAACATCTACAACGCCTGCTGCACGCTGCGCATCGACTTCTCCAAGCTCACCAGCCTCAACGTCAAGTACAACAACGACAAGAGCCGCGACTACACGCGGCCTGACCTGCCGTCCGGGGACAGCCAGCCGTCGCTGGACCAGACCATGGCCGCCGCCTTCG GCCTCTCCGTCCCCAACGTCCACGGAGCCCTGGCCCCGCTGGCCATCCCGTCGGCAGCGGCCGCAGCGGCGGCGGCAGGCCGCATCGCCATCCCGGGCCTGGCCGGGGCGGGCAACTCGGTCCTGCTGGTCAGCAACCTGAACCCTGAG AGAGTCACACCCCAAAGCCTCTTTATTCTCTTCG GCGTCTACGGAGACGTGCAGCGCGTGAAGATCCTGTTCAACAAGAAGGAGAACGCCCTGGTGCAGATGGCCGACGGCAGCCAGGCGCAGCTGG ccatgAGCCACCTGAACGGGCACAAGCTGCACGGGAAGCCCATCCGCATCACGCTGTCCAAGCACCAGAACGTGCAGCTGCCGCGCGAGGGCCAGGAGGACCAGGGCCTGACCAAGGACTACGGCAACTCGCCGCTGCACCGCTTCAAGAAGCCGGGCTCCAAGAACTTCCAGAACATCTTCCCGCCCTCGGCCACGCTGCACCTGTCCAACATCCC GCCCTCCGTCTCCGAGGACGACCTCAAGATCCTCTTCTCCAGCAACGGCGGCGTGGTGAAGGGCTTCAAGTTCTTCCA gaaggaCCGCAAGATGGCGCTGATCCAGATGGGCTCCGTGGAGGAGGCGGTGCAGGCGCTCATCGACCTGCACAACCACGACCTGGGCGAGAGCCACCACCTGCGCGTGTCCTTCTCCAAGTCCACCATCTAG
- the PTBP1 gene encoding polypyrimidine tract-binding protein 1 isoform X5 has protein sequence MDGIVPDIAVGTKRGSDELFSTCVTNGPFIMSGSSASAANGNDSKKFKGDSRSAGVPSRVIHVRKLPGDVTEGEVISLGLPFGKVTNLLMLKGKNQAFIEMNTEEAANTMVNYYTSVTPVLRGQPIYIQFSNHKELKTDSSPNQARAQAALQAVNSVQSGNLALAASAAAVDAGMAMAGQSPVLRIIVENLFYPVTLDVLHQIFSKFGTVLKIITFTKNNQFQALLQYAEPVSAQHAKLSLDGQNIYNACCTLRIDFSKLTSLNVKYNNDKSRDYTRPDLPSGDSQPSLDQTMAAAFASPYAGAGFPPTFAIPPAAGLSVPNVHGALAPLAIPSAAAAAAAAGRIAIPGLAGAGNSVLLVSNLNPERVTPQSLFILFGVYGDVQRVKILFNKKENALVQMADGSQAQLAMSHLNGHKLHGKPIRITLSKHQNVQLPREGQEDQGLTKDYGNSPLHRFKKPGSKNFQNIFPPSATLHLSNIPPSVSEDDLKILFSSNGGVVKGFKFFQKDRKMALIQMGSVEEAVQALIDLHNHDLGESHHLRVSFSKSTI, from the exons ATGGACGG CATCGTCCCAGACATAGCAGTTGGCACAAAG CGGGGATCTGACGAGCTCTTCTCTACCTGCGTCACCAACGGCCCCTTCATCATGAGCGGCAGCTCCGCTTCTGCAG caaacGGCAACGACAGCAAGAAGTTCAAAGGTGACAGCAGGAGCGCGGGCGTGCCCTCGCGGGTGATCCACGTGCGCAAGCTGCCCGGGGACGTCACGGAGGGCGAGGTCATCTCCCTGGGGCTGCCCTTCGGCAAGGTCACCAACCTGCTCATGCTGAAGGGGAAGAACCAG gcctTCATCGAGATGAACACGGAGGAGGCCGCCAACACCATGGTCAACTACTACACCTCGGTGACGCCGGTGCTGCGCGGCCAGCCCATCTACATCCAGTTCTCCAACCACAAGGAGCTCAAGACCGACAGCTCCCCGAACCAGGCC CGGGCCCAGGCAGCCCTGCAGGCCGTGAACTCCGTGCAGTCGGGAAACCTGGCCCTGGCCGCCTCGGCCGCGGCGGTGGACGCGGGGATGGCGATGGCCGGCCAGAGCCCCGTGCTCAGGATCATCGTGGAGAACCTGTTCTACCCGGTGACGCTGGACGTGCTGCACCAG ATCTTCTCCAAGTTCGGCACCGTCCTGAAGATCATCACCTTCACCAAGAACAACCAGTTCCAGGCGCTGCTGCAGTACGCGGAGCCCGTGAGCGCCCAGCACGCCAAGCTG TCCCTCGACGGGCAGAACATCTACAACGCCTGCTGCACGCTGCGCATCGACTTCTCCAAGCTCACCAGCCTCAACGTCAAGTACAACAACGACAAGAGCCGCGACTACACGCGGCCTGACCTGCCGTCCGGGGACAGCCAGCCGTCGCTGGACCAGACCATGGCCGCCGCCTTCG CCTCTCCGTATGCAGGAGCTGGTTTCCCTCCCACCTTTGCCATTCCTCCAGCTGCAG GCCTCTCCGTCCCCAACGTCCACGGAGCCCTGGCCCCGCTGGCCATCCCGTCGGCAGCGGCCGCAGCGGCGGCGGCAGGCCGCATCGCCATCCCGGGCCTGGCCGGGGCGGGCAACTCGGTCCTGCTGGTCAGCAACCTGAACCCTGAG AGAGTCACACCCCAAAGCCTCTTTATTCTCTTCG GCGTCTACGGAGACGTGCAGCGCGTGAAGATCCTGTTCAACAAGAAGGAGAACGCCCTGGTGCAGATGGCCGACGGCAGCCAGGCGCAGCTGG ccatgAGCCACCTGAACGGGCACAAGCTGCACGGGAAGCCCATCCGCATCACGCTGTCCAAGCACCAGAACGTGCAGCTGCCGCGCGAGGGCCAGGAGGACCAGGGCCTGACCAAGGACTACGGCAACTCGCCGCTGCACCGCTTCAAGAAGCCGGGCTCCAAGAACTTCCAGAACATCTTCCCGCCCTCGGCCACGCTGCACCTGTCCAACATCCC GCCCTCCGTCTCCGAGGACGACCTCAAGATCCTCTTCTCCAGCAACGGCGGCGTGGTGAAGGGCTTCAAGTTCTTCCA gaaggaCCGCAAGATGGCGCTGATCCAGATGGGCTCCGTGGAGGAGGCGGTGCAGGCGCTCATCGACCTGCACAACCACGACCTGGGCGAGAGCCACCACCTGCGCGTGTCCTTCTCCAAGTCCACCATCTAG
- the PTBP1 gene encoding polypyrimidine tract-binding protein 1 isoform X3: MDGIVPDIAVGTKRGSDELFSTCVTNGPFIMSGSSASAANGNDSKKFKGDSRSAGVPSRVIHVRKLPGDVTEGEVISLGLPFGKVTNLLMLKGKNQAFIEMNTEEAANTMVNYYTSVTPVLRGQPIYIQFSNHKELKTDSSPNQARAQAALQAVNSVQSGNLALAASAAAVDAGMAMAGQSPVLRIIVENLFYPVTLDVLHQIFSKFGTVLKIITFTKNNQFQALLQYAEPVSAQHAKLSLDGQNIYNACCTLRIDFSKLTSLNVKYNNDKSRDYTRPDLPSGDSQPSLDQTMAAAFGAPGIISASPYAGAGFPPTFAIPPAAGLSVPNVHGALAPLAIPSAAAAAAAAGRIAIPGLAGAGNSVLLVSNLNPERVTPQSLFILFGVYGDVQRVKILFNKKENALVQMADGSQAQLAMSHLNGHKLHGKPIRITLSKHQNVQLPREGQEDQGLTKDYGNSPLHRFKKPGSKNFQNIFPPSATLHLSNIPPSVSEDDLKILFSSNGGVVKGFKFFQKDRKMALIQMGSVEEAVQALIDLHNHDLGESHHLRVSFSKSTI; the protein is encoded by the exons ATGGACGG CATCGTCCCAGACATAGCAGTTGGCACAAAG CGGGGATCTGACGAGCTCTTCTCTACCTGCGTCACCAACGGCCCCTTCATCATGAGCGGCAGCTCCGCTTCTGCAG caaacGGCAACGACAGCAAGAAGTTCAAAGGTGACAGCAGGAGCGCGGGCGTGCCCTCGCGGGTGATCCACGTGCGCAAGCTGCCCGGGGACGTCACGGAGGGCGAGGTCATCTCCCTGGGGCTGCCCTTCGGCAAGGTCACCAACCTGCTCATGCTGAAGGGGAAGAACCAG gcctTCATCGAGATGAACACGGAGGAGGCCGCCAACACCATGGTCAACTACTACACCTCGGTGACGCCGGTGCTGCGCGGCCAGCCCATCTACATCCAGTTCTCCAACCACAAGGAGCTCAAGACCGACAGCTCCCCGAACCAGGCC CGGGCCCAGGCAGCCCTGCAGGCCGTGAACTCCGTGCAGTCGGGAAACCTGGCCCTGGCCGCCTCGGCCGCGGCGGTGGACGCGGGGATGGCGATGGCCGGCCAGAGCCCCGTGCTCAGGATCATCGTGGAGAACCTGTTCTACCCGGTGACGCTGGACGTGCTGCACCAG ATCTTCTCCAAGTTCGGCACCGTCCTGAAGATCATCACCTTCACCAAGAACAACCAGTTCCAGGCGCTGCTGCAGTACGCGGAGCCCGTGAGCGCCCAGCACGCCAAGCTG TCCCTCGACGGGCAGAACATCTACAACGCCTGCTGCACGCTGCGCATCGACTTCTCCAAGCTCACCAGCCTCAACGTCAAGTACAACAACGACAAGAGCCGCGACTACACGCGGCCTGACCTGCCGTCCGGGGACAGCCAGCCGTCGCTGGACCAGACCATGGCCGCCGCCTTCG GTGCACCTGGTATAATCTCAGCCTCTCCGTATGCAGGAGCTGGTTTCCCTCCCACCTTTGCCATTCCTCCAGCTGCAG GCCTCTCCGTCCCCAACGTCCACGGAGCCCTGGCCCCGCTGGCCATCCCGTCGGCAGCGGCCGCAGCGGCGGCGGCAGGCCGCATCGCCATCCCGGGCCTGGCCGGGGCGGGCAACTCGGTCCTGCTGGTCAGCAACCTGAACCCTGAG AGAGTCACACCCCAAAGCCTCTTTATTCTCTTCG GCGTCTACGGAGACGTGCAGCGCGTGAAGATCCTGTTCAACAAGAAGGAGAACGCCCTGGTGCAGATGGCCGACGGCAGCCAGGCGCAGCTGG ccatgAGCCACCTGAACGGGCACAAGCTGCACGGGAAGCCCATCCGCATCACGCTGTCCAAGCACCAGAACGTGCAGCTGCCGCGCGAGGGCCAGGAGGACCAGGGCCTGACCAAGGACTACGGCAACTCGCCGCTGCACCGCTTCAAGAAGCCGGGCTCCAAGAACTTCCAGAACATCTTCCCGCCCTCGGCCACGCTGCACCTGTCCAACATCCC GCCCTCCGTCTCCGAGGACGACCTCAAGATCCTCTTCTCCAGCAACGGCGGCGTGGTGAAGGGCTTCAAGTTCTTCCA gaaggaCCGCAAGATGGCGCTGATCCAGATGGGCTCCGTGGAGGAGGCGGTGCAGGCGCTCATCGACCTGCACAACCACGACCTGGGCGAGAGCCACCACCTGCGCGTGTCCTTCTCCAAGTCCACCATCTAG
- the PTBP1 gene encoding polypyrimidine tract-binding protein 1 isoform X2, whose product MDGIVPDIAVGTKRGSDELFSTCVTNGPFIMSGSSASAANGNDSKKFKGDSRSAGVPSRVIHVRKLPGDVTEGEVISLGLPFGKVTNLLMLKGKNQAFIEMNTEEAANTMVNYYTSVTPVLRGQPIYIQFSNHKELKTDSSPNQAVRAPAGGGAGGRAGGAGLGLTRPPPQRAQAALQAVNSVQSGNLALAASAAAVDAGMAMAGQSPVLRIIVENLFYPVTLDVLHQIFSKFGTVLKIITFTKNNQFQALLQYAEPVSAQHAKLSLDGQNIYNACCTLRIDFSKLTSLNVKYNNDKSRDYTRPDLPSGDSQPSLDQTMAAAFASPYAGAGFPPTFAIPPAAGLSVPNVHGALAPLAIPSAAAAAAAAGRIAIPGLAGAGNSVLLVSNLNPERVTPQSLFILFGVYGDVQRVKILFNKKENALVQMADGSQAQLAMSHLNGHKLHGKPIRITLSKHQNVQLPREGQEDQGLTKDYGNSPLHRFKKPGSKNFQNIFPPSATLHLSNIPPSVSEDDLKILFSSNGGVVKGFKFFQKDRKMALIQMGSVEEAVQALIDLHNHDLGESHHLRVSFSKSTI is encoded by the exons ATGGACGG CATCGTCCCAGACATAGCAGTTGGCACAAAG CGGGGATCTGACGAGCTCTTCTCTACCTGCGTCACCAACGGCCCCTTCATCATGAGCGGCAGCTCCGCTTCTGCAG caaacGGCAACGACAGCAAGAAGTTCAAAGGTGACAGCAGGAGCGCGGGCGTGCCCTCGCGGGTGATCCACGTGCGCAAGCTGCCCGGGGACGTCACGGAGGGCGAGGTCATCTCCCTGGGGCTGCCCTTCGGCAAGGTCACCAACCTGCTCATGCTGAAGGGGAAGAACCAG gcctTCATCGAGATGAACACGGAGGAGGCCGCCAACACCATGGTCAACTACTACACCTCGGTGACGCCGGTGCTGCGCGGCCAGCCCATCTACATCCAGTTCTCCAACCACAAGGAGCTCAAGACCGACAGCTCCCCGAACCAGGCCGTGCGTGCGCCcgcgggcggcggggcgggcgggcgggcaggcggggccGGGCTCGGGCTCACGCGGCCTCCTCCACAGCGGGCCCAGGCAGCCCTGCAGGCCGTGAACTCCGTGCAGTCGGGAAACCTGGCCCTGGCCGCCTCGGCCGCGGCGGTGGACGCGGGGATGGCGATGGCCGGCCAGAGCCCCGTGCTCAGGATCATCGTGGAGAACCTGTTCTACCCGGTGACGCTGGACGTGCTGCACCAG ATCTTCTCCAAGTTCGGCACCGTCCTGAAGATCATCACCTTCACCAAGAACAACCAGTTCCAGGCGCTGCTGCAGTACGCGGAGCCCGTGAGCGCCCAGCACGCCAAGCTG TCCCTCGACGGGCAGAACATCTACAACGCCTGCTGCACGCTGCGCATCGACTTCTCCAAGCTCACCAGCCTCAACGTCAAGTACAACAACGACAAGAGCCGCGACTACACGCGGCCTGACCTGCCGTCCGGGGACAGCCAGCCGTCGCTGGACCAGACCATGGCCGCCGCCTTCG CCTCTCCGTATGCAGGAGCTGGTTTCCCTCCCACCTTTGCCATTCCTCCAGCTGCAG GCCTCTCCGTCCCCAACGTCCACGGAGCCCTGGCCCCGCTGGCCATCCCGTCGGCAGCGGCCGCAGCGGCGGCGGCAGGCCGCATCGCCATCCCGGGCCTGGCCGGGGCGGGCAACTCGGTCCTGCTGGTCAGCAACCTGAACCCTGAG AGAGTCACACCCCAAAGCCTCTTTATTCTCTTCG GCGTCTACGGAGACGTGCAGCGCGTGAAGATCCTGTTCAACAAGAAGGAGAACGCCCTGGTGCAGATGGCCGACGGCAGCCAGGCGCAGCTGG ccatgAGCCACCTGAACGGGCACAAGCTGCACGGGAAGCCCATCCGCATCACGCTGTCCAAGCACCAGAACGTGCAGCTGCCGCGCGAGGGCCAGGAGGACCAGGGCCTGACCAAGGACTACGGCAACTCGCCGCTGCACCGCTTCAAGAAGCCGGGCTCCAAGAACTTCCAGAACATCTTCCCGCCCTCGGCCACGCTGCACCTGTCCAACATCCC GCCCTCCGTCTCCGAGGACGACCTCAAGATCCTCTTCTCCAGCAACGGCGGCGTGGTGAAGGGCTTCAAGTTCTTCCA gaaggaCCGCAAGATGGCGCTGATCCAGATGGGCTCCGTGGAGGAGGCGGTGCAGGCGCTCATCGACCTGCACAACCACGACCTGGGCGAGAGCCACCACCTGCGCGTGTCCTTCTCCAAGTCCACCATCTAG
- the PTBP1 gene encoding polypyrimidine tract-binding protein 1 isoform X6 — MDGIVPDIAVGTKRGSDELFSTCVTNGPFIMSGSSASAANGNDSKKFKGDSRSAGVPSRVIHVRKLPGDVTEGEVISLGLPFGKVTNLLMLKGKNQAFIEMNTEEAANTMVNYYTSVTPVLRGQPIYIQFSNHKELKTDSSPNQARAQAALQAVNSVQSGNLALAASAAAVDAGMAMAGQSPVLRIIVENLFYPVTLDVLHQIFSKFGTVLKIITFTKNNQFQALLQYAEPVSAQHAKLSLDGQNIYNACCTLRIDFSKLTSLNVKYNNDKSRDYTRPDLPSGDSQPSLDQTMAAAFGLSVPNVHGALAPLAIPSAAAAAAAAGRIAIPGLAGAGNSVLLVSNLNPERVTPQSLFILFGVYGDVQRVKILFNKKENALVQMADGSQAQLAMSHLNGHKLHGKPIRITLSKHQNVQLPREGQEDQGLTKDYGNSPLHRFKKPGSKNFQNIFPPSATLHLSNIPPSVSEDDLKILFSSNGGVVKGFKFFQKDRKMALIQMGSVEEAVQALIDLHNHDLGESHHLRVSFSKSTI; from the exons ATGGACGG CATCGTCCCAGACATAGCAGTTGGCACAAAG CGGGGATCTGACGAGCTCTTCTCTACCTGCGTCACCAACGGCCCCTTCATCATGAGCGGCAGCTCCGCTTCTGCAG caaacGGCAACGACAGCAAGAAGTTCAAAGGTGACAGCAGGAGCGCGGGCGTGCCCTCGCGGGTGATCCACGTGCGCAAGCTGCCCGGGGACGTCACGGAGGGCGAGGTCATCTCCCTGGGGCTGCCCTTCGGCAAGGTCACCAACCTGCTCATGCTGAAGGGGAAGAACCAG gcctTCATCGAGATGAACACGGAGGAGGCCGCCAACACCATGGTCAACTACTACACCTCGGTGACGCCGGTGCTGCGCGGCCAGCCCATCTACATCCAGTTCTCCAACCACAAGGAGCTCAAGACCGACAGCTCCCCGAACCAGGCC CGGGCCCAGGCAGCCCTGCAGGCCGTGAACTCCGTGCAGTCGGGAAACCTGGCCCTGGCCGCCTCGGCCGCGGCGGTGGACGCGGGGATGGCGATGGCCGGCCAGAGCCCCGTGCTCAGGATCATCGTGGAGAACCTGTTCTACCCGGTGACGCTGGACGTGCTGCACCAG ATCTTCTCCAAGTTCGGCACCGTCCTGAAGATCATCACCTTCACCAAGAACAACCAGTTCCAGGCGCTGCTGCAGTACGCGGAGCCCGTGAGCGCCCAGCACGCCAAGCTG TCCCTCGACGGGCAGAACATCTACAACGCCTGCTGCACGCTGCGCATCGACTTCTCCAAGCTCACCAGCCTCAACGTCAAGTACAACAACGACAAGAGCCGCGACTACACGCGGCCTGACCTGCCGTCCGGGGACAGCCAGCCGTCGCTGGACCAGACCATGGCCGCCGCCTTCG GCCTCTCCGTCCCCAACGTCCACGGAGCCCTGGCCCCGCTGGCCATCCCGTCGGCAGCGGCCGCAGCGGCGGCGGCAGGCCGCATCGCCATCCCGGGCCTGGCCGGGGCGGGCAACTCGGTCCTGCTGGTCAGCAACCTGAACCCTGAG AGAGTCACACCCCAAAGCCTCTTTATTCTCTTCG GCGTCTACGGAGACGTGCAGCGCGTGAAGATCCTGTTCAACAAGAAGGAGAACGCCCTGGTGCAGATGGCCGACGGCAGCCAGGCGCAGCTGG ccatgAGCCACCTGAACGGGCACAAGCTGCACGGGAAGCCCATCCGCATCACGCTGTCCAAGCACCAGAACGTGCAGCTGCCGCGCGAGGGCCAGGAGGACCAGGGCCTGACCAAGGACTACGGCAACTCGCCGCTGCACCGCTTCAAGAAGCCGGGCTCCAAGAACTTCCAGAACATCTTCCCGCCCTCGGCCACGCTGCACCTGTCCAACATCCC GCCCTCCGTCTCCGAGGACGACCTCAAGATCCTCTTCTCCAGCAACGGCGGCGTGGTGAAGGGCTTCAAGTTCTTCCA gaaggaCCGCAAGATGGCGCTGATCCAGATGGGCTCCGTGGAGGAGGCGGTGCAGGCGCTCATCGACCTGCACAACCACGACCTGGGCGAGAGCCACCACCTGCGCGTGTCCTTCTCCAAGTCCACCATCTAG
- the PTBP1 gene encoding polypyrimidine tract-binding protein 1 isoform X1 codes for MDGIVPDIAVGTKRGSDELFSTCVTNGPFIMSGSSASAANGNDSKKFKGDSRSAGVPSRVIHVRKLPGDVTEGEVISLGLPFGKVTNLLMLKGKNQAFIEMNTEEAANTMVNYYTSVTPVLRGQPIYIQFSNHKELKTDSSPNQAVRAPAGGGAGGRAGGAGLGLTRPPPQRAQAALQAVNSVQSGNLALAASAAAVDAGMAMAGQSPVLRIIVENLFYPVTLDVLHQIFSKFGTVLKIITFTKNNQFQALLQYAEPVSAQHAKLSLDGQNIYNACCTLRIDFSKLTSLNVKYNNDKSRDYTRPDLPSGDSQPSLDQTMAAAFGAPGIISASPYAGAGFPPTFAIPPAAGLSVPNVHGALAPLAIPSAAAAAAAAGRIAIPGLAGAGNSVLLVSNLNPERVTPQSLFILFGVYGDVQRVKILFNKKENALVQMADGSQAQLAMSHLNGHKLHGKPIRITLSKHQNVQLPREGQEDQGLTKDYGNSPLHRFKKPGSKNFQNIFPPSATLHLSNIPPSVSEDDLKILFSSNGGVVKGFKFFQKDRKMALIQMGSVEEAVQALIDLHNHDLGESHHLRVSFSKSTI; via the exons ATGGACGG CATCGTCCCAGACATAGCAGTTGGCACAAAG CGGGGATCTGACGAGCTCTTCTCTACCTGCGTCACCAACGGCCCCTTCATCATGAGCGGCAGCTCCGCTTCTGCAG caaacGGCAACGACAGCAAGAAGTTCAAAGGTGACAGCAGGAGCGCGGGCGTGCCCTCGCGGGTGATCCACGTGCGCAAGCTGCCCGGGGACGTCACGGAGGGCGAGGTCATCTCCCTGGGGCTGCCCTTCGGCAAGGTCACCAACCTGCTCATGCTGAAGGGGAAGAACCAG gcctTCATCGAGATGAACACGGAGGAGGCCGCCAACACCATGGTCAACTACTACACCTCGGTGACGCCGGTGCTGCGCGGCCAGCCCATCTACATCCAGTTCTCCAACCACAAGGAGCTCAAGACCGACAGCTCCCCGAACCAGGCCGTGCGTGCGCCcgcgggcggcggggcgggcgggcgggcaggcggggccGGGCTCGGGCTCACGCGGCCTCCTCCACAGCGGGCCCAGGCAGCCCTGCAGGCCGTGAACTCCGTGCAGTCGGGAAACCTGGCCCTGGCCGCCTCGGCCGCGGCGGTGGACGCGGGGATGGCGATGGCCGGCCAGAGCCCCGTGCTCAGGATCATCGTGGAGAACCTGTTCTACCCGGTGACGCTGGACGTGCTGCACCAG ATCTTCTCCAAGTTCGGCACCGTCCTGAAGATCATCACCTTCACCAAGAACAACCAGTTCCAGGCGCTGCTGCAGTACGCGGAGCCCGTGAGCGCCCAGCACGCCAAGCTG TCCCTCGACGGGCAGAACATCTACAACGCCTGCTGCACGCTGCGCATCGACTTCTCCAAGCTCACCAGCCTCAACGTCAAGTACAACAACGACAAGAGCCGCGACTACACGCGGCCTGACCTGCCGTCCGGGGACAGCCAGCCGTCGCTGGACCAGACCATGGCCGCCGCCTTCG GTGCACCTGGTATAATCTCAGCCTCTCCGTATGCAGGAGCTGGTTTCCCTCCCACCTTTGCCATTCCTCCAGCTGCAG GCCTCTCCGTCCCCAACGTCCACGGAGCCCTGGCCCCGCTGGCCATCCCGTCGGCAGCGGCCGCAGCGGCGGCGGCAGGCCGCATCGCCATCCCGGGCCTGGCCGGGGCGGGCAACTCGGTCCTGCTGGTCAGCAACCTGAACCCTGAG AGAGTCACACCCCAAAGCCTCTTTATTCTCTTCG GCGTCTACGGAGACGTGCAGCGCGTGAAGATCCTGTTCAACAAGAAGGAGAACGCCCTGGTGCAGATGGCCGACGGCAGCCAGGCGCAGCTGG ccatgAGCCACCTGAACGGGCACAAGCTGCACGGGAAGCCCATCCGCATCACGCTGTCCAAGCACCAGAACGTGCAGCTGCCGCGCGAGGGCCAGGAGGACCAGGGCCTGACCAAGGACTACGGCAACTCGCCGCTGCACCGCTTCAAGAAGCCGGGCTCCAAGAACTTCCAGAACATCTTCCCGCCCTCGGCCACGCTGCACCTGTCCAACATCCC GCCCTCCGTCTCCGAGGACGACCTCAAGATCCTCTTCTCCAGCAACGGCGGCGTGGTGAAGGGCTTCAAGTTCTTCCA gaaggaCCGCAAGATGGCGCTGATCCAGATGGGCTCCGTGGAGGAGGCGGTGCAGGCGCTCATCGACCTGCACAACCACGACCTGGGCGAGAGCCACCACCTGCGCGTGTCCTTCTCCAAGTCCACCATCTAG